One genomic segment of Mesoterricola silvestris includes these proteins:
- a CDS encoding FAD-binding oxidoreductase: MDPFAGLPDTSVLTGADLTEGYRRDESHVVGDPPLAVVKPRSAAALRELVRRAKAEGFSLVPRGAGTGKAGGCVPTGRAVVVDMGAYPGSIRISKPDLALWAPASAMLRDVKAAALAEGLFYAPDPNSWELCAFGGTLATNAGGPGACKYGMTRQWVLAVDALMEDGEVHTFGIPSVKCNVGPSLGQLLVGSEGIFGIITGATVRLVPAPRERLTLLLPMERWHELLDLPARLVEAGYLPSAFEFWDPAVLQDLRRFGPEAARRMPGEALALLEFDDRDCGSEAFLEGLLGALGDQGEHAQTATDARQREALWAVRRTTSSHLKERFPRKVSEDIVVPRSRIREFFGALEALGLPTVTYGHLGDGNLHVNLLAAGETPREELDRQLLELFGLCVRLGGALSGEHGIGLAKRDAFERFADPFQVGALRSLKRALDPVGIFNPGKVVLP, from the coding sequence GTGGTGGGGGATCCCCCTCTGGCGGTGGTGAAGCCCCGGAGCGCCGCCGCGCTGCGGGAGCTGGTGCGGCGGGCCAAGGCCGAGGGCTTTTCCCTGGTGCCCCGGGGGGCCGGGACGGGCAAGGCCGGGGGATGCGTGCCCACGGGCCGGGCGGTGGTGGTGGACATGGGGGCGTACCCCGGGAGCATCCGCATCTCCAAGCCGGACCTGGCGCTGTGGGCGCCGGCCAGCGCGATGCTGAGGGACGTCAAGGCCGCGGCCCTGGCCGAGGGGCTCTTCTATGCGCCGGATCCCAATTCCTGGGAGCTGTGCGCCTTCGGGGGGACCCTCGCCACCAACGCGGGGGGGCCCGGGGCCTGCAAGTACGGAATGACGCGGCAGTGGGTGCTGGCGGTGGACGCCCTAATGGAGGACGGGGAGGTGCACACCTTCGGGATCCCCAGCGTGAAATGCAATGTGGGGCCCAGCCTGGGCCAGCTGCTGGTGGGCAGCGAGGGGATCTTCGGGATCATCACGGGGGCCACGGTGCGCCTGGTGCCGGCGCCCCGGGAGCGCCTCACCCTGCTGCTGCCCATGGAGCGCTGGCACGAACTGCTGGATCTGCCGGCGCGGCTGGTGGAGGCAGGCTACCTCCCCTCGGCCTTCGAATTCTGGGACCCGGCGGTGCTGCAGGACCTGCGGCGCTTCGGCCCGGAGGCCGCCCGGCGCATGCCGGGGGAGGCCCTGGCGCTCCTGGAATTCGACGACCGGGACTGCGGCTCCGAGGCCTTCCTGGAGGGGCTCCTGGGGGCCCTGGGGGACCAGGGGGAGCATGCGCAGACCGCCACCGACGCCCGCCAGCGGGAGGCCCTGTGGGCGGTGCGGCGGACCACCTCCTCCCACCTCAAGGAGCGGTTCCCCCGGAAGGTGAGCGAGGACATCGTGGTGCCCCGGTCCCGCATCCGGGAATTCTTCGGGGCGCTGGAAGCCCTGGGCCTGCCCACGGTCACCTACGGCCACCTGGGCGACGGCAACCTCCACGTGAATCTCCTGGCCGCGGGGGAGACCCCCCGGGAGGAACTGGACCGCCAGCTCCTGGAGCTGTTCGGCCTCTGCGTGCGCCTGGGAGGCGCCCTCAGCGGCGAGCACGGCATCGGCCTGGCCAAGCGCGACGCCTTCGAACGCTTCGCCGATCCCTTCCAGGTGGGGGCCCTGCGCTCCCTGAAGCGGGCCCTGGATCCCGTCGGCATCTTCAATCCCGGAAAGGTGGTCCTGCCATGA